In uncultured Methanobacterium sp., a genomic segment contains:
- a CDS encoding amino acid-binding protein, which yields MRFNLVLDLPDVPGQLLESLEPMGRLGANIVAIIHQRDVKTERGTVPVQITIEGDKETLDRVMDAMEAKDIQIMAVDGVLRKEQITTVLVGDIVEEDVKDTVTLLNQLKGVRVADLDLKMSDEPRNSATKIVIEADFGLKKEVLKNIKEVGDQKGFLVINEV from the coding sequence ATGAGATTTAACCTTGTACTGGATCTGCCTGATGTTCCAGGACAATTATTAGAATCTCTTGAACCAATGGGACGATTAGGGGCAAATATAGTAGCCATCATACACCAGAGAGATGTTAAAACAGAACGTGGTACAGTTCCAGTCCAGATAACCATAGAAGGGGACAAAGAAACCTTAGACAGGGTTATGGATGCCATGGAAGCTAAAGATATTCAGATAATGGCAGTGGATGGTGTATTAAGGAAGGAACAGATCACCACCGTTCTGGTGGGGGACATCGTGGAAGAAGATGTGAAGGACACTGTAACCCTCTTGAACCAACTGAAAGGCGTTCGAGTTGCTGATCTGGATCTTAAAATGTCCGATGAACCGCGAAACTCTGCCACTAAAATCGTAATTGAAGCAGATTTCGGACTGAAAAAGGAAGTGCTCAAAAACATCAAAGAAGTTGGGGATCAAAAAGGCTTCCTGGTTATTAATGAAGTTTAA
- a CDS encoding cofactor-independent phosphoglycerate mutase, whose amino-acid sequence MKYVVVIGDGMVDKPLKELDGKTPLQRAKTPNMDFIAKNGSCGMLETVPQGMEPGSDVANLSIMGYDPKKYYTGRGPLEAASIGAGLEKNDVAFRCNLITNKNGILADFNASHITTTEASQLIETLNQSFSRYGKFYLGTSYRHLFVYNDRNASLLKSTPPHDVVGEPIQKHLLKGDNSTLHQLADDLNQLMYKSTDILKKEPINEKRVESGKNPANMIWLWGQGPKPQLPPFKEEYGLKGATITGVDLIKGIGTYLGLTNIHVPGATGYYDTDYCGKAEYALKALEDHDLVFIHVEAPDEAGHAGDIHEKIKAIERIDRRILKKLREKLPSIDDYALAVLPDHPTPIDIRTHTSDPIPYAVYTPGCEADKTKAYDEVSVLNSFKNSSNEIMDGYKFLKFFIEYGKCAKTS is encoded by the coding sequence ATGAAGTATGTTGTTGTTATTGGGGATGGAATGGTTGACAAACCATTGAAAGAGCTGGATGGGAAAACACCCTTACAGAGAGCTAAAACCCCGAATATGGATTTTATAGCCAAAAATGGGTCTTGTGGGATGCTGGAAACTGTCCCTCAGGGGATGGAACCCGGATCAGATGTGGCCAATCTTTCCATAATGGGTTATGATCCTAAAAAATATTATACCGGCCGTGGCCCACTGGAAGCCGCCAGTATCGGAGCTGGGCTTGAAAAAAATGATGTGGCATTCCGTTGTAATTTAATAACAAATAAAAATGGCATTTTAGCTGATTTCAATGCCAGCCATATCACCACTACTGAAGCCTCCCAGCTCATCGAGACTTTAAATCAGTCATTTTCACGTTACGGGAAATTTTATCTGGGAACCAGTTACCGCCATCTATTCGTTTATAATGATAGAAATGCATCTTTACTCAAATCAACCCCCCCACATGATGTTGTAGGAGAACCAATTCAGAAACATCTTTTAAAAGGAGATAATAGCACATTACACCAGCTTGCTGATGACCTAAATCAACTGATGTATAAATCTACGGATATCCTGAAAAAGGAACCCATAAATGAGAAAAGGGTTGAATCTGGTAAAAATCCAGCTAACATGATCTGGTTATGGGGACAGGGACCCAAACCGCAGTTACCTCCTTTCAAAGAGGAATACGGTCTTAAAGGTGCAACCATTACTGGAGTGGACCTAATTAAAGGAATTGGTACTTACCTTGGATTAACCAATATCCATGTTCCGGGGGCAACTGGTTATTATGACACTGATTACTGTGGTAAGGCTGAGTATGCCTTGAAAGCCTTGGAAGACCATGATCTGGTATTTATCCATGTTGAAGCTCCTGACGAAGCAGGACATGCTGGAGATATCCATGAGAAAATAAAAGCCATAGAACGTATTGATCGACGCATACTGAAAAAGTTAAGAGAAAAACTTCCATCAATAGATGATTATGCTCTGGCTGTGTTACCAGACCATCCTACACCGATAGATATAAGAACTCATACTTCCGATCCGATTCCATATGCTGTGTACACCCCTGGTTGTGAAGCTGATAAAACAAAGGCATATGATGAAGTTTCTGTTTTAAATAGCTTTAAAAATAGTTCTAATGAGATCATGGATGGTTATAAGTTTCTGAAATTTTTCATAGAATATGGGAAATGTGCTAAAACATCTTGA
- a CDS encoding homoserine dehydrogenase — protein sequence MKIIILGFGAVGQGVARVLSMKEDYLKSNYDLNPQIVAVTDRSGAAIKEEGLDPELLLKTKNETGKISSYPEYGNSGVSSLKVLEEVEYDCLVEVTPTDIEDGEPARSHILKAMEDGKDVVTSNKGPLALSFQELVSSAQSNKVEFKFEASVGGAMPILNFAHENLAGCSIESIYGILNGTTNYILSRMAKEGSSYEQTLTEAQEMGIAETDPYQDVEGIDAACKIVILANSVLNLPVTLKDVEVEGISRITAESIALAKKEGLLIKLIGEASADALEVSPRLVRQGSPFAVEGTLNVATLKTDLADDVTVVGKGAGSVETASAILSDIISIWKIRK from the coding sequence ATGAAAATTATTATTTTAGGTTTTGGTGCAGTAGGGCAGGGCGTTGCCCGTGTCCTGTCCATGAAAGAAGATTATTTGAAGAGTAACTATGATCTTAACCCCCAGATCGTTGCAGTGACTGACCGTTCCGGGGCAGCTATAAAAGAGGAGGGTCTGGATCCGGAATTGCTCTTAAAAACCAAGAATGAAACCGGTAAAATCTCTTCCTACCCAGAATATGGTAATTCTGGTGTAAGCAGTCTTAAGGTTCTGGAAGAAGTTGAATACGATTGTTTAGTGGAGGTTACTCCAACTGATATTGAGGATGGTGAACCAGCCCGTAGCCACATACTGAAAGCCATGGAAGATGGTAAAGATGTTGTTACATCCAATAAGGGCCCCCTTGCTTTATCATTCCAGGAACTTGTTAGTTCTGCTCAATCCAATAAGGTTGAATTTAAATTTGAAGCATCAGTGGGTGGTGCCATGCCCATCCTTAACTTTGCCCATGAAAACCTGGCAGGATGCAGCATAGAATCAATTTACGGGATCCTGAACGGAACCACCAATTACATCTTATCCAGGATGGCTAAGGAAGGATCATCATATGAACAAACCCTCACTGAAGCTCAGGAAATGGGAATTGCAGAAACCGATCCTTACCAGGATGTGGAAGGTATTGATGCAGCGTGTAAAATAGTCATACTAGCTAATTCTGTTTTAAACCTTCCTGTAACTCTTAAAGACGTTGAAGTTGAAGGAATATCCAGAATAACCGCTGAATCAATTGCTCTGGCAAAGAAGGAAGGCTTATTGATTAAACTTATTGGTGAAGCTTCAGCTGATGCTCTGGAAGTATCACCCCGCCTGGTGCGCCAGGGATCACCCTTTGCAGTGGAAGGTACCCTTAACGTCGCCACTCTTAAAACTGATCTGGCGGATGATGTGACAGTGGTAGGTAAAGGTGCTGGATCCGTGGAAACTGCCTCTGCCATTTTAAGTGATATTATCAGTATATGGAAGATAAGGAAATGA
- the asnB gene encoding asparagine synthase (glutamine-hydrolyzing) — protein sequence MCAITGIIGDNIGDKLYNMLLTLKHRGPDKSGVYVDGKISHGNLEDLTITHGNIGLGHNLLSIVGSEVVQPMTNGEIILVCNGEIYNNYQLYSDLKDTSYDFKTDSDSEVVLALLTKHYQGSLLKAVPSVLEDLDGDYAFAAYDGEDLVAVRDPLGVKPLYYGEENGLFGFASERKALWRVEINKTHSLPPNFMLHNEELVPLPRRQSLPQISPLQQRLSGKENFYSWKECQFQKISKNFSIENEFAKSTQVTSDKKHLKKILGHYIRESVKKRTRGLDKVGILFSGGVDSTLLAVLCADLGIETELYAVGSEGSPDRVFASKVADDIGLPLHIRMVDEDVVRKYTPLVLNAIEEWNVMKLGVGMTAYLAAEMAHQHGQRVIFSGQGADELFAGYHRYLSFYQQKGEEAQEDLQNDVVNLYHVNLERDDKVTMASSVELRVPYLDLQIINMAMNIPMYYKINGPDDKLRKCILREVASQMGVPSEIVKRPKKAAQYGSGIHKILRKKVLKDSEYMEKLKKSFKFIDI from the coding sequence ATGTGTGCAATAACTGGTATCATCGGTGATAATATCGGTGACAAACTGTATAATATGTTACTTACCCTTAAACACAGGGGACCTGACAAATCTGGAGTTTATGTAGATGGTAAAATATCTCATGGCAACTTGGAAGATTTGACCATAACCCATGGTAACATTGGACTGGGCCACAATCTTCTGTCTATTGTGGGATCAGAAGTTGTCCAACCAATGACCAACGGGGAAATTATCCTGGTTTGTAACGGGGAGATCTACAATAATTACCAACTTTATTCTGATTTGAAAGATACATCATATGATTTTAAGACTGACAGTGACTCTGAAGTGGTTTTAGCCCTCCTCACAAAACATTACCAAGGTTCCTTATTAAAAGCTGTTCCTTCGGTTCTGGAAGATTTGGATGGAGATTATGCCTTCGCTGCATATGATGGTGAAGATTTAGTGGCAGTTAGAGACCCGCTGGGTGTGAAACCACTTTATTACGGAGAAGAAAATGGCTTATTTGGTTTTGCATCCGAAAGAAAAGCATTATGGAGAGTTGAAATAAATAAAACCCACAGCTTACCCCCAAATTTCATGTTACACAATGAGGAACTAGTACCTTTGCCACGAAGACAATCACTCCCCCAAATATCACCATTACAACAAAGATTATCGGGAAAAGAAAATTTCTATTCCTGGAAAGAATGCCAATTCCAAAAAATATCAAAAAACTTTTCCATTGAAAATGAATTTGCCAAAAGTACTCAGGTAACCTCAGATAAAAAACATCTTAAAAAGATTTTAGGACATTATATCAGGGAATCTGTGAAAAAAAGAACCCGGGGACTTGATAAGGTGGGAATCTTATTTTCTGGAGGTGTTGACAGCACCTTACTGGCTGTGCTATGTGCTGATCTTGGGATTGAAACTGAACTGTATGCAGTGGGTAGTGAGGGTTCTCCAGACCGCGTTTTCGCCAGTAAAGTTGCAGATGATATAGGTCTTCCACTTCACATTAGAATGGTTGATGAGGATGTGGTGAGAAAATACACCCCTCTGGTATTAAATGCCATAGAAGAGTGGAATGTTATGAAATTAGGGGTGGGCATGACCGCATACCTGGCTGCGGAGATGGCCCACCAGCATGGTCAAAGGGTGATCTTTTCTGGTCAGGGTGCAGACGAACTCTTTGCAGGATACCATCGATACCTCAGTTTTTACCAGCAAAAAGGTGAAGAAGCCCAGGAAGACCTCCAGAATGATGTGGTGAATCTTTACCATGTGAATCTGGAGCGTGACGATAAAGTAACCATGGCCAGCAGTGTGGAACTGAGGGTTCCCTATCTGGACCTCCAAATTATAAATATGGCCATGAATATACCTATGTACTACAAGATAAATGGTCCGGATGACAAACTGCGTAAGTGTATACTCAGGGAAGTGGCCAGCCAGATGGGTGTGCCCTCTGAGATTGTTAAAAGACCTAAAAAAGCTGCACAGTATGGATCGGGTATCCATAAAATCCTCAGAAAAAAGGTCTTAAAAGACTCAGAATATATGGAAAAATTGAAAAAATCCTTTAAATTTATAGACATTTAA
- a CDS encoding MurT ligase domain-containing protein, producing the protein MGFKISYSKFQYYSAVTAGKIVSFVLRKILKSSASAMPGKVAMTIYPDIMGVVNDRCQNKIIITGTNGKTTTNNLLTHILTREYSSVLSNLRGANMPQGLVSAFLHDRKKEYEWGVFEVDEGSFERVTEHLKPDYVLVTNFFRDQLDRYGEIEKAFQDILKALEPLDTTLILNADDPLVSNFRKLHKKNIYYGVTQNQYSSCQQGIVESRFCPACSSYLDYDYYNYGQLGGYQCPDCGFSNPDYDYQITEINYQDHQYHYQFKNKDNTVQEITFAYEGIYNAYNCCAALSTALEVGLPLDKVAHSIEEFEYHLGRMENFQFPGKIVKIALVKNPIGLSETISSISLDERAKSMLFVLNDNPADGKDVSWIWDAEVEKMNNIKNINHIYCSGRRAEDIALRLKYAGVPVELVEVDDKMDNAIEKLLNEDVEIAYLLPTYTAVFQARELVLARLEGSGKKMSHIREYLKNLKFPGR; encoded by the coding sequence GTGGGATTTAAAATAAGTTATTCAAAATTCCAGTACTATTCTGCAGTGACTGCAGGTAAAATAGTTTCTTTCGTTCTCAGAAAAATTCTTAAAAGCAGTGCCAGTGCCATGCCAGGTAAAGTTGCAATGACCATTTATCCAGATATTATGGGAGTGGTAAATGATCGCTGCCAGAATAAGATCATTATCACCGGTACCAATGGTAAAACCACCACCAATAACCTTCTCACCCATATTCTTACCCGTGAATATTCTTCAGTTCTCTCCAATCTAAGGGGGGCTAACATGCCACAAGGACTGGTAAGTGCCTTTCTGCATGACCGGAAAAAAGAGTATGAATGGGGAGTTTTCGAAGTGGACGAAGGTTCATTTGAGCGGGTTACTGAACATCTTAAACCAGACTACGTTCTGGTAACTAATTTCTTCCGGGACCAGCTGGATCGCTATGGTGAGATTGAAAAAGCATTTCAGGACATATTAAAAGCTTTAGAACCATTGGATACAACTTTAATTCTTAACGCAGATGACCCTCTGGTTTCAAACTTCCGTAAACTCCATAAAAAGAACATTTACTACGGGGTGACCCAAAACCAGTACAGCAGCTGCCAGCAGGGAATTGTTGAATCAAGATTCTGTCCGGCCTGCAGTAGCTATCTGGACTATGATTATTATAATTATGGCCAGTTAGGTGGTTACCAGTGCCCGGATTGTGGTTTCTCCAATCCTGATTATGATTACCAGATCACAGAGATAAATTACCAGGATCATCAGTACCATTACCAGTTTAAAAACAAGGACAATACAGTGCAGGAGATAACATTTGCCTACGAGGGGATATACAATGCATATAACTGTTGTGCAGCATTATCGACTGCTCTAGAAGTAGGTCTCCCCCTGGATAAAGTTGCCCATTCCATTGAAGAATTCGAGTATCATCTGGGCCGGATGGAAAATTTCCAGTTCCCAGGGAAAATTGTTAAAATAGCACTGGTTAAAAACCCCATTGGGCTCAGTGAAACCATAAGCAGCATCTCCCTGGATGAACGTGCAAAATCCATGTTATTTGTTCTTAACGACAACCCCGCTGATGGTAAGGATGTTTCCTGGATATGGGATGCTGAAGTAGAAAAAATGAATAATATAAAAAACATCAACCACATCTACTGTTCAGGTCGCAGGGCTGAAGATATTGCACTCAGACTCAAATACGCCGGAGTACCAGTTGAACTGGTAGAAGTGGATGATAAAATGGATAATGCCATAGAAAAGCTCTTAAATGAAGATGTTGAAATAGCATATCTCCTGCCTACTTACACTGCTGTGTTCCAGGCCCGTGAACTGGTACTGGCACGTTTAGAAGGTTCAGGTAAAAAAATGTCACATATTCGTGAATATCTGAAAAATTTGAAGTTTCCAGGACGTTAA
- a CDS encoding carboxypeptidase regulatory-like domain-containing protein produces the protein MKYKKRGAALLITFFLAVILCSAVCAAESNNDSISSTTDNSEIHSSATTVVSEENNSESSIDPIISGTVFNGSTDLGLGGVTIRVLDSGNNLMAETTTGADGSYHVNFNNPGTVFQVAAIRLGYLSYSKEITVTPNATNPSDPNLYGTANFRLYGLPAYSGNASSYVLNIGAIPGILLDIYAGKSSAGTDSQVIPYSEGEGIPLEIKLLGGDLLAGLLNVNSTGDQGLVTGGILPSNLPSILQLLGLNVGALVGVADSSTNPPGAIGGSSLVSLQLSLLNLIQIINLGVINANSSVTPDFNTGALTSSSSVGSTANILVLGGLLEIDALDVHATAVANGEAGGASAIYDWTVADIKLLGISILDQLQINGVVQIPGVLRIALGDKTETTSPDGTHAFASGDALNIELLNIIPGYELLTLTLGHAQAEARVPLGGLDVGTSDLGIDKAVNTLTPNYMDEVVFTLTAHNYGPDDATNVHVTDLLPAGFEWVSDDSNNSYNPANGVWNIGNLANGTNAVLHIVARVIASNTTITNFVSINGTEHDLEPGNDHDSVTVTVGPASDLQITKTVDNTTPQYLDTITYTITIHNNGPDNATGVTSTDTLPTGLQYISDDSNGSYNHNTGLWTIGTLTKNTNAILHIIAQVMASNTTITNIATVNGTNHDQNNTNNKTNTTITIGPASDLQITKTVDNTTPQYLDTITYTITIHNNGPDNATGVTSTDTLPTGLQYISDDGNGSYNHNTGLWTIGTLTKNTNAILHIIAQVMASNTTITNIATVNGTNHDQNNTNNKTNTTITIGPASDLQITKTVDNPTPQYLDTITYTITVHNNGPDSATNVVATDILPTGLRYIQDDSNNTYNPTTGIWTIGTLAKNTNAILHIIAQVMASNTTITNIATVNGTNYDQNNTNNKTNTTITIPPSSDLTITKTVNNPTPQYLETITYTITIHNNGPDNATGVTSTDILPTGLQYISDDGNGSYNHNTGLWTIGTLPKNTNTILHILAQVIVSNTTITNIATVNGTNHDQNNTNNKTNTTITIGPASDLGIAINVNDAHPKYLDFVEFTLSAHNYGPDNAPNAKVNFTAPAGLRYVSDDTNGSFNSTTGLWSIGYMAANTMAVMHLVMQAMVSNVQMTVEAVITDPDPNLASGFYDPNPDNNRATASVSPYSVSEPGNPTTKTTDSSSPTTSSEKTVGMQTTGIPLGGILMAILMIFTGISVSKRK, from the coding sequence TTGAAATACAAAAAACGTGGAGCAGCTCTTCTAATAACATTTTTTCTAGCAGTGATACTTTGCAGTGCTGTTTGTGCCGCAGAATCTAACAATGACTCAATCAGTTCCACTACAGATAATTCCGAAATCCATTCATCGGCGACTACTGTAGTATCTGAAGAAAACAACAGTGAATCATCTATAGACCCCATAATATCTGGAACAGTATTTAATGGTTCAACAGACCTTGGGTTAGGAGGAGTTACCATCCGGGTTTTGGATTCCGGTAACAATCTTATGGCGGAAACAACTACCGGTGCTGATGGTTCATATCATGTGAACTTTAACAATCCCGGAACGGTATTCCAAGTAGCAGCAATCAGGTTAGGTTACCTATCATACTCAAAAGAAATAACTGTAACCCCCAATGCAACCAATCCCAGTGATCCCAATCTTTACGGAACTGCAAACTTCAGATTATATGGTTTACCAGCTTACAGTGGCAATGCTTCAAGTTATGTATTGAACATAGGCGCGATTCCAGGAATTTTACTGGATATATATGCAGGAAAATCAAGTGCAGGGACAGATAGCCAGGTGATACCTTACAGTGAAGGTGAAGGTATACCCTTAGAAATCAAACTGCTTGGCGGCGATTTACTCGCTGGTTTATTGAATGTGAATTCAACAGGTGATCAGGGTTTGGTGACTGGAGGAATACTTCCATCAAATTTACCCAGCATATTGCAACTACTAGGACTCAATGTGGGTGCTCTAGTTGGAGTTGCTGATTCAAGCACCAATCCCCCCGGGGCAATCGGAGGGAGCAGTTTAGTATCTCTACAACTGAGTTTACTGAATTTAATCCAGATCATAAACTTGGGAGTTATAAACGCTAATAGTAGTGTCACACCTGATTTTAATACTGGTGCCTTGACTAGTTCCTCAAGTGTTGGAAGCACAGCCAATATATTAGTTCTCGGTGGATTACTGGAAATAGATGCTTTAGATGTTCATGCAACTGCAGTAGCCAATGGTGAAGCAGGAGGAGCTTCTGCAATCTATGATTGGACTGTAGCTGACATTAAACTCCTAGGCATAAGTATTTTGGATCAGCTCCAGATAAATGGAGTTGTTCAAATCCCAGGAGTGCTGAGAATAGCACTAGGTGATAAGACAGAGACAACTTCTCCTGATGGAACACATGCATTTGCTTCAGGGGATGCTTTAAACATTGAGCTTCTCAACATCATACCCGGTTATGAGTTATTAACCCTGACCCTGGGCCATGCACAAGCAGAAGCAAGAGTGCCTTTAGGTGGTTTAGATGTAGGAACTTCTGATCTGGGAATTGATAAAGCTGTGAATACCTTAACACCTAACTACATGGATGAAGTTGTGTTCACTCTAACTGCACATAACTACGGACCCGACGATGCTACCAATGTTCATGTGACTGATCTGTTACCTGCAGGGTTTGAATGGGTTTCTGATGATTCAAACAATTCATACAATCCTGCAAATGGAGTCTGGAATATTGGTAATCTGGCAAACGGTACCAATGCTGTGTTACATATTGTAGCCCGGGTTATTGCATCTAACACTACCATAACCAATTTTGTCAGCATCAATGGAACAGAACACGACCTGGAACCAGGTAATGATCATGATTCTGTTACAGTAACTGTTGGCCCTGCATCAGACCTACAAATAACCAAAACCGTAGATAACACCACACCACAATACCTGGACACCATAACCTACACCATAACCATACACAACAACGGACCAGACAACGCCACCGGAGTAACATCAACAGACACGTTACCTACAGGACTACAATACATATCAGACGACAGCAATGGATCATACAACCATAACACAGGTTTATGGACCATCGGAACACTAACAAAAAACACCAACGCAATACTCCACATCATAGCACAAGTAATGGCCTCTAACACCACCATAACCAACATAGCAACAGTCAACGGAACCAACCACGACCAAAACAACACCAACAACAAAACCAACACCACCATAACCATAGGACCCGCATCCGACCTACAAATAACCAAAACCGTAGATAACACCACACCACAATACCTGGACACCATAACCTACACCATAACCATACACAACAACGGACCAGACAACGCCACCGGAGTAACATCAACAGACACGTTACCTACAGGACTACAATACATATCAGACGACGGCAATGGATCATACAACCATAACACAGGTTTATGGACCATCGGAACACTAACAAAAAACACCAACGCAATACTCCACATCATAGCACAAGTAATGGCCTCTAACACCACCATAACCAACATAGCCACAGTCAACGGAACCAACCACGACCAAAACAACACCAACAACAAAACCAACACCACCATAACCATAGGACCCGCATCCGACCTACAAATAACCAAAACTGTAGATAATCCTACACCACAATACCTCGACACCATAACCTACACCATAACCGTACACAATAACGGACCAGATAGTGCAACCAATGTAGTAGCAACCGATATTTTACCGACGGGATTAAGGTACATCCAAGACGATAGCAACAACACATACAACCCTACCACAGGAATATGGACCATCGGAACCCTGGCAAAAAACACCAACGCAATACTCCACATCATAGCACAAGTAATGGCCTCTAACACCACCATAACCAACATAGCCACAGTCAACGGAACCAACTACGACCAAAACAACACCAACAACAAAACCAACACCACTATAACCATACCACCATCATCCGACCTAACCATAACCAAAACCGTCAACAACCCCACACCACAATACCTCGAAACCATAACCTACACCATAACCATACACAACAACGGACCAGACAACGCCACTGGAGTAACATCAACCGACATACTACCAACAGGACTACAATACATATCAGACGACGGCAATGGATCCTACAACCATAACACAGGTTTATGGACCATCGGAACCCTACCAAAAAACACTAACACCATACTACACATCCTAGCACAAGTAATAGTCTCTAACACCACCATAACCAACATAGCCACAGTCAACGGAACCAACCACGACCAAAACAACACCAACAACAAAACCAACACCACCATAACCATAGGCCCAGCATCTGACCTGGGTATTGCTATAAATGTGAACGATGCACATCCAAAATATCTGGATTTTGTTGAGTTTACATTGTCTGCACACAATTATGGGCCGGACAATGCACCTAATGCTAAAGTGAATTTCACAGCACCTGCAGGACTTCGCTATGTATCAGATGATACTAATGGTTCATTTAATTCAACCACAGGTTTGTGGAGTATTGGTTACATGGCCGCAAATACAATGGCGGTTATGCATTTAGTAATGCAAGCTATGGTTTCAAATGTTCAGATGACTGTTGAGGCTGTTATAACTGATCCAGACCCTAATTTGGCTTCAGGATTCTATGATCCAAATCCAGACAATAACCGGGCAACTGCTTCAGTTTCACCGTATTCAGTATCTGAACCTGGTAATCCAACTACCAAAACTACTGACTCCAGCAGCCCTACTACCTCATCAGAAAAAACCGTTGGTATGCAAACTACGGGAATACCCCTTGGTGGGATATTAATGGCAATACTGATGATCTTCACTGGAATATCGGTGTCCAAAAGGAAGTAA
- the gatC gene encoding Asp-tRNA(Asn) amidotransferase subunit GatC — protein sequence MKIEKEAEKILQSFSEALKDIPELEETHYMVDNVNLSREDCAEDKDSTKIMRNAHVDEEGNLIAEKGKWVK from the coding sequence TTGAAGATTGAAAAAGAGGCCGAAAAGATACTCCAGAGCTTTTCTGAAGCCCTGAAAGACATACCCGAACTGGAAGAAACCCATTATATGGTTGATAACGTTAACCTATCCCGGGAAGACTGTGCTGAAGATAAGGACTCAACCAAAATCATGCGCAATGCCCATGTGGATGAAGAAGGTAATTTAATAGCTGAAAAAGGAAAGTGGGTAAAATGA
- a CDS encoding helix-turn-helix domain-containing protein, whose protein sequence is MRPPCEIVVWYVIPTIRSELAKELLNLGMKQKEISELLDITQPAVSQYISDKRGHGIKFNDETQNLIREFAKGLVEEKYNQRDIIPHVCQICKKVKTDEILCQLHKEKGKMPTDCDACMSSHLVD, encoded by the coding sequence ATGAGACCTCCATGTGAAATAGTAGTGTGGTACGTTATCCCCACCATAAGATCTGAACTGGCCAAGGAACTCCTAAATCTGGGAATGAAACAGAAGGAGATTTCTGAACTTTTAGATATAACCCAACCCGCGGTTTCTCAGTATATCAGTGATAAAAGAGGACACGGTATAAAATTCAATGATGAAACCCAGAACCTCATCCGAGAATTTGCCAAAGGTCTGGTGGAAGAAAAATATAATCAGAGGGATATAATACCGCACGTTTGTCAAATATGTAAAAAAGTAAAGACTGATGAGATCCTCTGTCAGTTACACAAAGAAAAAGGAAAAATGCCAACTGATTGTGACGCCTGTATGTCATCTCACCTAGTTGATTAA
- the cysE gene encoding serine O-acetyltransferase: MFERIKEDLEMVRMRDPAARSTLEIFFCYPGLHAIWLHRLASWFWRHKLLFLGRLTSTINRLLTGIEIHPGATIGRRVFIDHGMGVVIGETAEVGEDVLIYQGVVLGGTSLEKIKRHPTIGNGVVIGSGAKIIGNIKIGDASKIGAGSVVLKPVPAGSTCVGIPGRVVQEERKCAIDLDHGALPDPVAEVINLLLKRQDEMEAQIKELGITSTVMKANGLLTRKTEMEEIFSEGAGI; the protein is encoded by the coding sequence ATGTTTGAAAGGATAAAAGAAGATCTGGAAATGGTACGTATGCGGGACCCTGCCGCCCGAAGCACTCTGGAAATATTCTTCTGCTATCCGGGTTTACATGCTATCTGGCTCCATAGACTAGCCAGCTGGTTCTGGAGACACAAACTATTATTTTTAGGTAGATTAACATCAACCATCAACCGCCTGTTAACCGGGATCGAGATACACCCCGGTGCCACCATTGGCAGAAGAGTGTTTATAGATCATGGGATGGGGGTGGTTATTGGTGAAACTGCAGAAGTGGGAGAAGATGTACTGATTTACCAGGGAGTAGTCCTTGGCGGGACCAGTCTGGAGAAGATAAAAAGACACCCAACCATTGGAAATGGTGTGGTCATAGGCTCAGGAGCCAAGATCATTGGTAACATCAAAATTGGGGATGCATCCAAAATAGGTGCAGGATCAGTTGTCCTGAAACCAGTTCCAGCGGGTTCAACCTGCGTGGGCATACCTGGAAGGGTGGTACAGGAAGAACGTAAATGTGCCATTGATTTAGATCACGGGGCGTTACCAGACCCTGTGGCAGAAGTTATTAACTTACTTTTAAAACGTCAGGATGAAATGGAAGCCCAGATCAAAGAGCTGGGAATTACATCAACAGTGATGAAAGCTAATGGCCTTTTAACCCGCAAAACTGAGATGGAAGAAATTTTCTCAGAAGGTGCAGGAATATAA